The [Flavobacterium] thermophilum genome has a segment encoding these proteins:
- the yheD_3 gene encoding Endospore coat-associated protein yheD codes for MIYPLVIDDNESNTVILPSSLKADGRTAVAFGSFLAPCTIISSSGPSDSIIVAGDVAQRLLIPFAAKVHVFLTDEAVHIGPLVGVFTAGFTKSPHRPVGGRSFFFAKLLAQEKQVGGFAFLFGLPHIDWEHGTVNGYFYTERGWERHTVPLPTVIYNRLPNRRIENDDMFQTVTKTLQTAYGIPVFNGRFFNKWEVYRRLAVHRDARPYLPETSAYVTRQTIEQFLNRYTGAYVKPADGSLGRGIYHLVKKKDAYECRFRDEHGETKTTLFPTAMALWHHLLAHAPLHRYVIQQAVPLITINGRPTDFRVHTNKNENGQWQVSAVAAKIAGRQSITTHMNSGGMVKTLEEIFPNTAKRETVLARLRDAALTLSRCLDETSDTLIGEIGFDFGVDEQGNIWMFEANSKPGRSIFKHPGLKEADERTALLPLAYAVHLSKTAIIDPEAFGL; via the coding sequence ATGATCTATCCATTGGTCATTGATGACAACGAGTCCAATACAGTTATCCTTCCCTCCTCACTGAAAGCGGACGGACGAACAGCCGTTGCCTTTGGCAGCTTCCTCGCTCCGTGCACGATCATCTCATCTTCCGGACCGTCCGACAGCATCATCGTCGCCGGCGATGTCGCCCAGCGTCTGTTGATCCCGTTTGCCGCTAAGGTGCACGTGTTTTTGACTGACGAAGCCGTCCATATCGGACCGCTCGTCGGCGTTTTCACCGCTGGATTTACCAAGTCGCCCCATCGTCCGGTCGGAGGGCGCAGTTTTTTCTTCGCCAAACTGTTAGCGCAAGAAAAACAAGTCGGCGGGTTCGCCTTCTTGTTTGGCCTTCCTCATATCGACTGGGAGCATGGAACGGTCAACGGCTATTTTTACACGGAACGCGGTTGGGAACGGCATACGGTTCCGTTGCCGACGGTGATTTACAACCGCCTGCCGAACCGGCGCATTGAAAATGACGACATGTTCCAAACCGTGACGAAAACGCTGCAGACCGCCTATGGCATTCCAGTGTTCAACGGGCGCTTTTTCAATAAATGGGAGGTGTACCGCCGGCTTGCCGTCCATCGCGACGCACGGCCATATTTGCCGGAAACCTCCGCCTATGTCACGCGGCAGACGATCGAACAGTTTCTCAACCGGTATACGGGAGCGTATGTGAAACCGGCTGATGGCAGCCTCGGGCGCGGCATTTACCATTTGGTGAAAAAAAAGGATGCATACGAATGCCGCTTTCGTGACGAACACGGCGAAACGAAAACAACGCTGTTTCCGACCGCCATGGCGCTATGGCATCATTTGCTCGCCCACGCCCCGCTTCATCGTTACGTCATTCAGCAAGCCGTCCCGCTCATCACCATCAACGGACGGCCGACAGATTTCCGCGTCCATACGAACAAAAATGAAAACGGCCAATGGCAAGTAAGCGCCGTCGCCGCCAAAATAGCCGGGCGGCAAAGCATTACGACCCATATGAACAGCGGCGGCATGGTCAAAACATTGGAAGAAATTTTTCCAAACACCGCCAAGCGCGAAACGGTGCTCGCCCGCCTCCGCGACGCCGCCTTGACACTTAGCCGTTGCCTCGATGAAACATCAGACACGTTAATTGGCGAAATCGGTTTTGATTTTGGGGTAGATGAGCAGGGGAACATTTGGATGTTTGAAGCCAATTCCAAACCGGGGCGCTCCATCTTTAAACACCCGGGCCTCAAGGAGGCTGATGAGCGGACGGCGCTGCTGCCGCTTGCCTATGCGGTCCATCTAAGCAAAACGGCCATCATCGATCCAGAGGCGTTTGGACTATGA
- a CDS encoding Protein of uncharacterised function (DUF964): protein MSESLHALARQLEQAIRASEPFQQLKQAYDHVRHDDTAYRLFANFRDIQLRLHEKQMRGAAILPDEIEQAQKAMALAQQNEKLARLMALEQQMSMTIAEVQQIAMKPLEELHRSFMEGR, encoded by the coding sequence ATGTCCGAATCTCTTCATGCGCTCGCAAGACAGCTTGAACAGGCGATCCGGGCGAGCGAGCCGTTTCAGCAGCTGAAACAGGCGTACGATCATGTCCGACACGACGACACCGCCTATCGGCTATTTGCTAACTTCCGTGACATTCAGCTTCGGCTGCACGAAAAACAAATGCGTGGAGCCGCTATTTTGCCGGATGAAATTGAACAGGCGCAAAAGGCGATGGCGCTTGCCCAGCAAAATGAGAAACTGGCCCGTCTGATGGCGCTCGAGCAGCAAATGAGCATGACGATCGCGGAAGTGCAACAAATCGCCATGAAGCCGCTTGAGGAGTTGCACCGTTCATTCATGGAAGGAAGATAG
- the hemZ gene encoding Oxygen-independent coproporphyrinogen-III oxidase 2 encodes MRIEIQGLPNPERFQRPLEVMTELFFEAPELSFAPLPEADMAAMFSVKEDGGIAVSGTLLDKTSGRVEEVSHERSTPADADGKTYEKQLKNAVLHVYLTLLERSTGLIQPWGVLTGVRPVKLLHQLLRSGLSKEEAHRKLAEEYLVTNEKIELMQAIVDRQLTVVPDLYDLAHEVSIYIGIPFCPTKCAYCTFPAYAINGRQGSVDAFLAGLHYEMEAVGRFLRERGIRITTIYYGGGTPTSITADEMDRLYAHMHDVFPDVDRVREITVEAGRPDTITPEKIDVLKKWKIDRISINPQSYIQETLKAIGRHHTVEETIEKFHLARQMGMNNINMDLIIGLPGEGLPEFTYTLEQTERLLPESLTVHTLSFKRASEMTKNKQKYKVASREEVQAMMKAAQEWTKEHGYVPYYLYRQKNILGNLENVGYALPGHESLYNIMIMEEQQSIIGLGCGASSKFVDPKTRNITRQANPKEPKVYNEHFAEYTEEKINILKGIFG; translated from the coding sequence GTGCGGATTGAAATTCAAGGACTGCCGAATCCGGAACGGTTTCAGCGCCCGCTTGAGGTGATGACCGAGCTGTTTTTCGAAGCGCCGGAGCTGTCGTTCGCGCCGCTTCCTGAGGCCGATATGGCCGCTATGTTTTCCGTCAAGGAAGACGGGGGCATCGCTGTTTCGGGGACGCTGCTTGACAAGACGTCGGGGCGCGTGGAGGAAGTAAGTCATGAACGCAGCACGCCGGCGGATGCTGACGGGAAAACGTACGAAAAACAGCTGAAAAACGCCGTTTTGCATGTCTATTTGACGTTGCTTGAGCGTTCTACCGGCCTCATTCAGCCGTGGGGCGTGCTGACCGGCGTTCGTCCGGTCAAGCTGCTTCATCAGCTTTTGCGCTCAGGCCTTTCGAAAGAAGAGGCGCACCGGAAGCTGGCTGAAGAGTATTTAGTGACAAACGAAAAAATCGAATTAATGCAAGCGATCGTGGACCGCCAGCTCACGGTCGTGCCGGATTTATACGATTTGGCTCATGAAGTGAGCATTTATATCGGTATTCCGTTTTGCCCGACGAAATGCGCGTATTGCACATTTCCAGCGTACGCCATCAACGGCCGCCAAGGGTCGGTCGACGCCTTTTTGGCCGGCCTTCATTACGAAATGGAAGCAGTCGGCCGCTTTTTGCGCGAGCGCGGCATTCGCATTACGACGATCTACTACGGCGGCGGGACGCCGACGAGCATTACGGCCGACGAGATGGACCGGTTATACGCTCATATGCATGACGTATTTCCAGACGTCGACCGCGTCCGCGAAATCACGGTCGAAGCCGGGCGTCCGGATACGATTACGCCGGAGAAGATTGACGTATTGAAAAAATGGAAGATCGACCGAATCAGCATCAATCCACAGTCGTACATTCAAGAGACGTTAAAAGCGATTGGCCGCCATCATACCGTTGAAGAAACGATTGAGAAGTTCCACTTGGCGCGGCAGATGGGGATGAACAACATCAACATGGACTTAATCATCGGACTGCCGGGCGAAGGGCTTCCAGAGTTTACGTATACGCTTGAACAGACGGAACGGCTTCTGCCCGAGTCGCTGACCGTTCATACGCTGTCGTTTAAGCGGGCGTCGGAAATGACGAAAAACAAACAAAAGTACAAAGTCGCCAGCCGCGAGGAAGTGCAGGCGATGATGAAGGCGGCCCAGGAGTGGACAAAGGAGCACGGTTATGTCCCATATTACTTGTACCGACAAAAAAACATTCTCGGCAACTTGGAAAACGTCGGCTACGCCTTGCCGGGGCACGAGAGCCTATACAACATTATGATCATGGAAGAACAGCAGTCGATCATCGGCCTTGGCTGCGGGGCGTCAAGCAAATTCGTCGATCCGAAAACGCGGAACATCACCCGCCAGGCGAATCCAAAAGAGCCGAAAGTGTACAACGAACATTTCGCCGAATATACGGAAGAGAAAATCAATATATTAAAGGGAATATTTGGATAA
- the ugpC_2 gene encoding sn-glycerol-3-phosphate import ATP-binding protein UgpC, producing MAELVLDHVYKIYDNNVTAVKDFNLHIQDKEFIVFVGPSGCGKSTTLRMIAGLEEISKGDLYIDGKRMNDVPPKDRDIAMVFQNYALYPHMSVYDNMAFGLKLRKFPKAEIEKRVREAARILGLEQYLDRKPKALSGGQRQRVALGRAIVRDAKVFLMDEPLSNLDAKLRVQMRSEIAKLHQRLETTTIYVTHDQTEAMTMATRLVVMKDGVIQQVGTPREVYEKPENIFVGGFIGSPAMNFLRGTLQDGKFVVGQTSFGIPEGKMKVLREQGYVGKEVILGIRPEDIHDEPLFLEASPATKVTALVEVAELLGAESMIYSNIGGQEFVARIDARTEIKPGHRIDLALDMNKAHFFDVETERRIRAADEK from the coding sequence ATGGCGGAACTCGTGTTGGATCATGTGTATAAGATTTACGATAACAACGTCACGGCTGTAAAAGATTTTAACTTACATATTCAAGATAAGGAATTCATCGTCTTTGTCGGTCCGTCCGGCTGCGGCAAATCCACCACGTTGCGGATGATCGCCGGCCTTGAGGAAATTTCCAAAGGCGATCTTTACATCGACGGCAAACGAATGAACGATGTGCCGCCGAAAGACCGCGACATCGCCATGGTGTTCCAAAACTACGCTCTGTATCCACATATGAGCGTCTATGACAACATGGCGTTCGGTTTAAAACTGCGCAAATTCCCGAAAGCGGAAATCGAGAAACGCGTCCGTGAAGCAGCTCGCATTCTCGGCCTTGAGCAATATTTGGACCGCAAACCGAAGGCGCTCTCCGGCGGGCAGCGGCAGCGCGTAGCATTGGGACGGGCCATCGTCCGCGATGCAAAAGTGTTTTTAATGGACGAGCCGCTCTCGAACTTGGATGCAAAACTGCGGGTGCAAATGCGCTCAGAGATCGCGAAGCTCCATCAGCGCTTGGAAACGACGACCATTTACGTCACCCACGACCAAACGGAAGCCATGACAATGGCCACCCGTCTTGTCGTCATGAAAGACGGCGTCATCCAGCAAGTCGGGACGCCGCGCGAGGTATACGAAAAACCGGAAAACATTTTTGTCGGCGGCTTTATCGGTTCACCGGCCATGAACTTCCTTCGTGGAACGCTGCAAGACGGCAAGTTTGTCGTCGGCCAAACATCGTTTGGCATTCCGGAAGGAAAAATGAAAGTGTTGCGTGAGCAAGGGTATGTCGGCAAGGAAGTGATTTTAGGCATTCGTCCGGAAGACATTCACGACGAACCGCTCTTCCTTGAAGCATCTCCGGCGACGAAAGTTACCGCTCTCGTCGAAGTCGCTGAGCTGCTTGGCGCCGAATCGATGATTTATTCAAACATCGGCGGCCAGGAGTTTGTCGCCCGCATTGACGCCCGCACGGAAATCAAGCCGGGCCACCGCATCGACCTTGCGCTTGACATGAACAAAGCGCATTTCTTCGACGTCGAGACGGAGCGGCGCATCCGGGCGGCGGATGAGAAGTAA
- the yheD_1 gene encoding Endospore coat-associated protein yheD, whose protein sequence is MSNQRTVAVLTEIKEDRERASFGSIHLFCEELAKYGETHGLFVYVTSPSLYLQHTGYRLTGSEWIKGDVPRANVVYNRLHSRKSEYAPAFQQLLARLDEEDGAMFNRRFLHKWEVHRYLERHEYLHPYLPKTALWDGQDSLEAFLAAFPSVFLKPVHGSQGRGIFRIECTDEGICLRRSTSSSSALYRSVAAAVSALQPQIRTPMIIQQGLELQTLDGRPVDFRLLCHRIRHNDWRVTSAVARAAPPEQFVANLARGGVLMAVNDVLQKWYTRADVFQQKQLLKEIALESAAVLASEAEGLYGEFGVDLAIDVHGRPWIIEVNTKPSKQAEMTFSQQTVRPSAKAVIDYCLTLMEEKE, encoded by the coding sequence ATGAGCAACCAACGAACCGTTGCCGTATTGACTGAAATAAAGGAAGACCGGGAACGGGCCTCTTTTGGCTCCATCCACCTTTTTTGCGAGGAATTGGCAAAATATGGAGAAACGCACGGCCTTTTTGTTTATGTCACATCGCCGTCACTCTATTTGCAGCACACCGGATATCGGTTAACCGGCAGCGAATGGATCAAGGGGGACGTGCCGCGGGCGAACGTCGTCTACAACCGCCTTCACTCCCGCAAGTCTGAATATGCGCCTGCCTTTCAGCAGCTGCTCGCCCGGCTTGACGAGGAAGACGGGGCGATGTTCAACCGCCGCTTTTTGCATAAATGGGAGGTGCACCGTTATTTGGAGCGGCATGAGTACTTGCATCCGTACTTGCCGAAAACGGCGCTGTGGGACGGCCAAGACTCACTCGAGGCGTTTCTCGCCGCCTTCCCGTCCGTCTTTCTCAAGCCTGTGCACGGAAGCCAAGGGCGGGGGATTTTCCGCATTGAATGCACCGATGAAGGAATTTGTCTCCGCCGTTCCACCTCTTCGTCATCGGCGCTATACCGCTCGGTTGCCGCGGCCGTTTCTGCCTTGCAGCCACAAATCCGGACGCCGATGATCATCCAGCAAGGCCTTGAACTTCAAACGCTTGACGGCCGCCCTGTCGATTTTCGCCTTCTTTGCCATCGCATCCGCCACAACGATTGGCGCGTCACGTCAGCGGTCGCCCGCGCGGCCCCTCCCGAGCAGTTTGTCGCGAACCTTGCCCGCGGCGGAGTACTGATGGCAGTCAATGATGTCTTGCAGAAGTGGTATACGAGAGCGGACGTGTTCCAGCAGAAACAGCTTCTGAAAGAAATCGCACTGGAATCCGCTGCCGTTCTCGCCTCGGAAGCGGAAGGACTGTATGGAGAGTTTGGCGTCGATCTGGCCATTGACGTCCATGGACGGCCATGGATCATCGAAGTGAATACAAAACCGTCCAAACAGGCGGAAATGACGTTTTCTCAACAAACGGTGCGCCCATCCGCGAAAGCCGTGATTGATTATTGCCTGACATTGATGGAAGAAAAGGAGTGA
- the yheD_2 gene encoding Endospore coat-associated protein yheD, whose amino-acid sequence MISLGFVTLDEQQESVYCTEVARRAKQYGISIYRFSPLAIDPRTENVRGVVFDDKSGEWTDAVFPIPPFLYDRCFYGHDDRSKKAKPIMHWLKQRPDVTFLGYGLPGKWSVYETLSAHPLLSAYVPPTVRLERADHVLDLLRHEQAIVAKPVHGSGGRGIYIIQKKGKTLSVQDGRGQERAVITRRNELEQFVASLQRRDGYALQPLLSLSTEAREPFDLRFLLQKDETGRWVERVRAVRIGRPGTWVANLRAGADMRPFADWFDHLPSSKRILVLDSIDTIIRTLPAYMDNELGPLFEIGLDLGVADNGAVWILDVNSKPGRKIISLLPPEQQNDIYEAPLRYCRFLASEVANR is encoded by the coding sequence TTGATTTCACTCGGTTTTGTCACCCTTGATGAGCAACAGGAAAGCGTGTACTGCACCGAGGTAGCCCGCCGCGCCAAGCAGTATGGCATTTCCATATACCGTTTTTCGCCGCTGGCGATCGACCCGCGAACGGAAAATGTCCGCGGTGTCGTCTTTGATGACAAAAGTGGGGAATGGACCGATGCCGTCTTTCCCATTCCGCCGTTTTTGTACGACCGTTGCTTTTACGGCCACGACGACCGTTCCAAAAAAGCGAAACCGATTATGCATTGGCTGAAGCAACGCCCGGATGTCACGTTTTTAGGCTATGGCCTGCCCGGCAAGTGGAGCGTCTATGAGACGCTTTCCGCCCATCCGCTGTTGTCGGCATATGTGCCGCCGACCGTCCGTCTTGAGCGCGCCGATCACGTGCTTGATCTCCTTCGCCATGAACAAGCCATCGTCGCCAAACCGGTGCACGGCTCTGGCGGACGCGGCATTTATATTATCCAAAAGAAAGGGAAGACATTGTCCGTTCAAGACGGGCGCGGCCAAGAGCGGGCCGTGATCACCCGCCGAAACGAACTTGAACAATTCGTCGCTTCCTTGCAGCGCCGGGACGGCTATGCGCTTCAACCGCTTCTCTCCCTCTCCACCGAGGCAAGAGAACCGTTCGACCTTCGCTTTCTGCTGCAAAAAGATGAAACCGGACGCTGGGTTGAACGGGTGCGGGCTGTGCGCATCGGACGCCCTGGAACGTGGGTGGCCAATCTCCGTGCTGGTGCAGACATGCGCCCGTTCGCTGACTGGTTCGACCACCTTCCTTCTTCGAAACGCATCTTAGTGCTGGACAGCATTGACACGATCATCCGTACGTTGCCGGCTTATATGGACAATGAACTCGGTCCGCTGTTTGAAATCGGTCTGGATCTCGGCGTTGCTGACAACGGAGCGGTTTGGATTTTGGACGTCAATTCCAAGCCGGGAAGGAAAATCATCAGCCTTCTTCCGCCAGAGCAGCAAAACGATATTTACGAAGCGCCGCTTCGGTATTGCCGGTTTTTGGCGAGCGAGGTGGCCAACCGATGA
- a CDS encoding Predicted membrane protein gives MGTFIYLSFMVAVGALIGGVTNLIAIVMLFRPHEPMYLFGKRLPFTPGLIPKRRRELAEQLGKTVVEHLVTPEGLRRKLNDSAFMAGVVEEGRKWLKRWLARRETPAQLLERLGIRSPDERLEALAAGQAAQAYERWSQTWRTRPIRDILPLELKETMEARIEQLAGYLADRALEYFSSVEGKQQLSGMIQRFFQERGMVGGVLQMLLGNVNLVDKVQPEIGKFLRHAGTRAAIARLLWTEWNKWIDYPLATVEEMVGRRRMSEAVQAAARGLVRGSGWLHRPLAALLAPYEQDVLDRFVPQAVAAAVRLLGDQMESVVAQLGLADVVRDQVESFSLRRLEAIILAIARRELKMITYLGAVLGAMIGAVQGMIGLWL, from the coding sequence ATGGGGACGTTCATTTATTTGTCGTTTATGGTGGCGGTTGGAGCGCTTATCGGCGGGGTGACGAATTTGATCGCCATTGTCATGTTATTCCGCCCGCACGAGCCGATGTACTTGTTTGGGAAACGGCTGCCGTTTACGCCCGGCTTGATTCCAAAACGGAGGCGGGAACTGGCGGAACAGCTTGGGAAAACGGTTGTCGAGCATTTGGTGACGCCGGAAGGGCTCCGGCGCAAGCTCAACGATTCAGCCTTCATGGCGGGGGTGGTCGAGGAAGGACGGAAGTGGCTGAAACGGTGGCTGGCGCGCCGGGAGACGCCGGCGCAGTTGCTTGAGCGCCTCGGCATTCGTTCTCCGGATGAGCGTCTTGAGGCGTTGGCGGCCGGACAAGCCGCGCAGGCGTATGAGCGATGGAGCCAAACGTGGCGCACGCGGCCGATTCGTGATATACTGCCGCTTGAGTTGAAGGAAACGATGGAAGCGCGCATCGAGCAGCTGGCCGGCTACTTGGCCGACCGGGCGCTCGAGTATTTCAGCAGCGTAGAAGGAAAACAACAGCTTTCCGGCATGATCCAACGCTTTTTTCAAGAGCGGGGAATGGTCGGGGGCGTGCTGCAAATGCTGCTTGGCAATGTCAATTTAGTGGATAAAGTGCAGCCGGAAATCGGCAAATTTTTGCGCCATGCCGGCACAAGGGCGGCGATCGCCCGCCTCCTTTGGACAGAATGGAACAAATGGATCGACTATCCGCTGGCAACGGTGGAGGAGATGGTCGGACGAAGACGCATGAGCGAGGCGGTGCAGGCCGCAGCCCGCGGCCTCGTCCGGGGAAGCGGCTGGCTGCACCGCCCGCTCGCCGCTCTTCTTGCGCCATATGAACAGGACGTACTCGACCGGTTCGTTCCGCAGGCGGTTGCCGCTGCTGTCCGCCTGCTCGGCGATCAGATGGAGTCGGTTGTGGCGCAGCTTGGATTGGCAGATGTCGTTCGTGATCAAGTCGAATCATTTTCGCTCCGAAGGCTGGAGGCGATCATTTTGGCCATCGCCCGACGCGAGCTGAAGATGATCACCTATTTAGGCGCTGTGCTTGGCGCAATGATCGGCGCCGTCCAGGGCATGATCGGCCTATGGTTGTAG
- the yhaX gene encoding Stress response protein yhaX, which produces MYKLLALNIDGTILKNNGRLPRETKEAVDYVKRKGVYVTLMTSRNLLSARKVAKALRLDGMLIAFQGAMIARTLDDKLFDAVIPEERTFNIVQILENFNCNIRLMHERYSLGNRKKVKKNLVVQTVLSSSDPFFYPTQFVDSLGDVLIDEPIAVPKIDVYFATDEQRDAAAALLTKSIPSIDMIMQPNGKMEIVSQGVSKLAGLRRLAQHIGVSLKETVVIGDGLDDLPAIEAAGLGVAMGNAPLEVKRAADWVTRSNEQLGVAYMVKEHFRKQQRIEFLQKLKTKQ; this is translated from the coding sequence GTGTATAAGCTGTTGGCGCTCAACATTGACGGAACGATTTTAAAAAACAACGGCCGCCTGCCGCGCGAGACGAAGGAGGCGGTCGACTATGTGAAGCGAAAAGGGGTTTATGTGACGTTAATGACCAGCCGCAATTTGCTTTCCGCCCGCAAAGTGGCGAAAGCGCTGCGGCTTGACGGGATGCTCATCGCATTTCAGGGAGCGATGATCGCCAGAACGCTCGATGACAAGCTGTTTGACGCCGTGATCCCTGAGGAGCGGACGTTTAATATTGTGCAAATTTTGGAAAATTTCAACTGCAACATCCGCCTCATGCATGAGCGGTATTCGCTCGGCAATCGGAAGAAAGTGAAGAAAAACCTTGTCGTGCAAACGGTTCTTTCCTCGAGCGATCCATTTTTCTATCCGACCCAATTTGTTGATTCGCTCGGCGATGTATTGATCGACGAACCGATCGCTGTGCCGAAAATTGATGTCTATTTTGCTACAGACGAACAGAGGGATGCAGCGGCCGCTTTATTGACGAAATCGATTCCGTCCATTGATATGATTATGCAGCCAAACGGAAAAATGGAAATTGTCTCGCAAGGAGTCTCGAAGCTCGCCGGGCTGCGCCGTCTGGCTCAACATATCGGCGTGTCGTTGAAAGAAACGGTTGTCATTGGCGACGGCCTTGATGATTTGCCGGCGATTGAAGCAGCAGGGCTTGGCGTCGCGATGGGCAACGCGCCGCTTGAGGTGAAGCGGGCGGCCGACTGGGTGACGCGTTCGAACGAACAGCTCGGTGTCGCCTACATGGTGAAAGAACATTTCCGCAAGCAGCAGCGAATCGAGTTTTTGCAAAAATTAAAAACGAAGCAATAA
- the lrp_2 gene encoding Leucine-rich protein — MLKELESLYKGDIIINGQPADPEAYEWFYTAEGDEVGIAKERLTERERQLLALLLTPANRRREPESEEERAWKQWMATGRPDAPAMLSAPYCRFIHFLVNRPIANKQEFAETIHNLFASRVLIVWNEDKRGLLIEAKQKRTAEPLLLAEMADALAADFYATMHLLIGPVRPVNGELYESFLLEQQCFAAARRFWPKQTVYEWEDVIPLPLLESAADDGKTGQILSFLDGLGEEEVRAMETFLECNLNVSMAAKKLYMHRNSLQYRIDKWAEQTGIDIKRFKGAAAAYLAILHQRRA, encoded by the coding sequence ATGTTAAAAGAGCTCGAATCACTTTATAAAGGGGACATTATCATCAACGGTCAACCGGCCGATCCCGAGGCGTACGAATGGTTTTACACCGCCGAGGGCGATGAGGTGGGCATCGCCAAAGAGCGGTTGACGGAACGAGAGCGGCAGCTGTTGGCGCTGTTATTGACCCCAGCCAACCGCCGGCGGGAGCCGGAAAGCGAAGAAGAACGGGCGTGGAAACAATGGATGGCCACCGGCCGCCCCGACGCTCCTGCGATGCTCTCTGCCCCATACTGCCGGTTCATTCATTTTCTCGTCAATCGCCCGATCGCCAACAAACAGGAATTTGCCGAAACGATCCACAACCTATTTGCCTCGCGGGTGCTGATCGTTTGGAATGAAGACAAGCGCGGGCTACTGATTGAGGCCAAACAAAAACGGACGGCCGAGCCGCTCTTGCTGGCCGAAATGGCGGATGCGCTCGCCGCCGATTTTTATGCGACGATGCATTTGCTGATCGGCCCCGTTCGCCCGGTGAACGGGGAGCTGTACGAGTCGTTCCTTCTCGAGCAGCAATGTTTTGCCGCCGCCCGGCGCTTTTGGCCGAAACAGACGGTGTACGAATGGGAGGACGTCATTCCGCTTCCACTCCTTGAAAGCGCAGCAGACGACGGCAAGACAGGGCAAATTTTATCGTTTCTCGATGGGCTGGGCGAAGAGGAAGTGCGCGCCATGGAAACATTTTTAGAGTGCAATTTAAACGTCTCCATGGCGGCGAAAAAACTATATATGCACCGCAATAGCTTGCAATATCGGATCGACAAATGGGCCGAGCAAACCGGCATTGACATCAAGCGGTTTAAAGGCGCCGCGGCTGCCTATTTGGCTATTTTGCACCAACGCCGTGCGTAG
- the yheD_4 gene encoding Endospore coat-associated protein yheD, with amino-acid sequence MITIGYRRDANEWVSRRPDGFYRFGRGELAAAASLPDLTFAVNEQNGRVGPLVGILVSESSISALLGGRKPWVETVIRSLHADGGIAIVSTAAGIGENMVSGYVFAPALERFVESSTPLPDVVYNRVKSREEEQSEPFQTAAARLASHGIPLVNRSFFRKSDVCRALQTDRRLWPHLLPTAPVRSLADIHSWLHQYGCIYLKRDDGARGSGLLRLTASPGAGAICESPRGQKRVRSLDELEPLVQSHRYIVQAAACTDTWNGRRYDLRVLAHWQRHRHTITGVGVRLAGPRSLTTHVFHGGTILPYSEIQSRIDEQALERLIAWSGERLNEQFGLVGEFSADIGVGKQQELYIYEINAKPMAFDEPDIEARRLQRLNRLFAELAHLAP; translated from the coding sequence ATGATCACGATCGGTTACCGGCGCGACGCCAATGAATGGGTGAGCAGGCGGCCGGACGGCTTCTATCGGTTCGGCCGCGGCGAGCTTGCCGCCGCCGCCTCCCTCCCCGATCTTACCTTTGCGGTCAACGAGCAAAACGGGCGGGTCGGGCCGCTTGTCGGCATATTGGTGAGCGAATCATCCATTTCGGCTTTGCTTGGCGGAAGGAAACCATGGGTGGAGACCGTCATCCGCTCGCTTCATGCCGATGGCGGCATCGCCATCGTCAGCACCGCGGCCGGCATTGGCGAGAACATGGTCTCCGGTTATGTATTCGCCCCGGCGCTCGAACGGTTTGTCGAATCGTCCACTCCGTTGCCGGACGTCGTCTACAACCGAGTCAAAAGCCGGGAAGAAGAACAGAGCGAGCCGTTTCAAACAGCAGCCGCCCGGCTTGCCTCCCATGGCATCCCGCTCGTCAACCGCTCTTTTTTCCGCAAATCGGACGTTTGCCGCGCGCTGCAGACGGACCGCCGTCTTTGGCCTCACCTGCTGCCAACGGCGCCGGTCCGTTCGTTGGCTGATATTCACTCTTGGCTCCATCAATACGGCTGTATTTACTTGAAACGAGACGACGGGGCAAGGGGGAGCGGATTGCTCCGTCTCACCGCCTCGCCTGGGGCGGGAGCCATATGCGAATCCCCCCGCGGCCAAAAACGGGTAAGGTCGCTCGACGAGCTAGAGCCGCTTGTCCAATCCCATCGTTATATTGTTCAAGCAGCCGCCTGTACAGACACATGGAACGGGCGCCGTTACGATTTGCGCGTGCTCGCCCACTGGCAGCGCCATCGCCATACGATCACCGGCGTCGGCGTCCGCCTCGCCGGCCCTCGGTCGTTGACAACCCATGTATTTCACGGCGGAACGATCCTTCCGTATTCGGAAATTCAAAGCCGCATTGATGAACAGGCGCTCGAGCGCCTCATCGCCTGGAGCGGCGAACGCCTCAACGAGCAGTTCGGCCTTGTCGGCGAATTTTCTGCCGACATCGGCGTCGGAAAACAGCAGGAGCTTTACATTTATGAAATAAACGCCAAACCGATGGCTTTTGACGAGCCGGATATTGAAGCACGTCGGCTTCAGCGGCTCAATCGACTGTTTGCCGAACTAGCTCATCTTGCGCCATAG